TCGGTGGCAATGCGCTGGGGCTGAAGACGGATGGACGGACCGTGGTGTATCCGGCCGAGGGCACGGCACGCAATCGCCAGGTCTCCAACCTGTTCAACACCCTGGGCCACGCCTTCGGGGATACCGGCTTCAACACCTTCGGGGCGGAAGGACCGACGAGAATCGCCGAAGGCCCCCTGTCGGAACTGCTCGGGTAGGGGTGGACGGGCAGTAGAGGTCGTCCGTCCCCATCCTTGATGGCATGATGCCCTCCTCTCTTTTGGAGGGCTCCATGGAGCTCCGCATCCAGAACCTGTCCAAGCGCTACCCCAACGGTACGCAGGCGCTCCAGGGCGTCACTCTCACCATCAAGCCGGGCATGTTCGGACTGCTCGGGCCCAACGGCGCGGGCAAGTCCACGCTGATGCGCACGCTGGCCACCCTGCAGGAGGCCGACAGCGGCAGCGCCTTCCTCGGGGACATCGACGTGCTGAAGGACCAGGACGCGGTGCGCCGGGTGCTCGGCTACCTGCCCCAGGACTTCGGCCTCTATCCGAAGGTGACGGCCGAGGATCTCCTCACCCATCTGGCCACCCTCAAGGGCATTGCCAGCGCGCGCGAGCGCAAGCAGGTGGTGGACGCGCTGCTGCACCAGACGAACCTCCACCATGCGCGCCGCAAGCAGCTCGGCGGCTTCTCCGGGGGCATGCGCCAGCGCTTCGGCATCGCCCAGGCGCTGCTCGGCAACCCCAAGCTGCTCATCGTGGACGAGCCCACCGCGGGCCTGGATCCCGAGGAGCGCGTGCGCTTCCACAATCTGCTGAGCGAGATCGGTCAGGACGTCATCGTCATCCTCTCCACGCACATCGTCTCCGACGTGCGCGACCTGTGCCCGCAGATGGCGGTGCTCAACGGGGGCCGGGTGCTGCTCACCGGCGCGCCCGAGGACATCATCGCCCGCCTGGAGGGCCGCATCTGGAAGAAGTTCGTGGACAAGACGGAGCTGCCCGCGCTGCAGTCCGCGCTGCCCGTCATCTCCCACCGGCTGCTGATGGGCCGCACGCTCGTGCACGTCTACAGCGCCGGGGCGCCAGACGCCTCCTTCTCGCCGGCCGTGCCAGACCTCGAGGACGCCTACTTCGCCGCCATCAAGGGACACCTCGCGCAGGAGGCGACTCCCGCCCTCCAGGCCAACGCGGGCTGAGGAGCCACCCACCATGCTCTCCATCGCCCTCTTCGAGCTGCGCCAGCGGCTCAAGCTGCTGTCCACCTGGGTCTACTTCGGCGTCTTCTTCGTGCTCGCCTGCCTGGCGATGAACGCTGCGGGAGGCGCCTTCAAGAGCGTCATGGTGGGCGGAGGCTCCGGCGGCAAGGTGCTCGCCAACTCGCCCTTCACGCTGGTCAATCTCCTCACCATGCTCGGCTTCTCCGGGGTCATCGTCACCGGAGGAGTGATGGGCCAGGCCGTCTACCAGGACTTCGCCCACGGCACGCACGCGCTCTTCTTCACCGCGCCCATCTCGCGCGCCCGCTATCTGCTCGGCCGCTTCCTCGGGGCCTTCCTCACGCTCGTCGTCATCTTCTCGAGCATCGGCCTGGGGGCCCGCTTCGGCGCCAGCATGCCCTTCCTGGATCAGAGCATGGTGGGCCCCACCGTGCCGGGCTCGTACCTGCGGCCCTACCTCGTCA
Above is a window of Cystobacter fuscus DNA encoding:
- a CDS encoding ABC transporter ATP-binding protein; amino-acid sequence: MELRIQNLSKRYPNGTQALQGVTLTIKPGMFGLLGPNGAGKSTLMRTLATLQEADSGSAFLGDIDVLKDQDAVRRVLGYLPQDFGLYPKVTAEDLLTHLATLKGIASARERKQVVDALLHQTNLHHARRKQLGGFSGGMRQRFGIAQALLGNPKLLIVDEPTAGLDPEERVRFHNLLSEIGQDVIVILSTHIVSDVRDLCPQMAVLNGGRVLLTGAPEDIIARLEGRIWKKFVDKTELPALQSALPVISHRLLMGRTLVHVYSAGAPDASFSPAVPDLEDAYFAAIKGHLAQEATPALQANAG